The Brachyhypopomus gauderio isolate BG-103 chromosome 2, BGAUD_0.2, whole genome shotgun sequence genome contains a region encoding:
- the LOC143508677 gene encoding extracellular calcium-sensing receptor-like, with the protein MFGQEPQLPIDFLLGRVQEPVSGTVHDWVVEHQARLQVAFEGAKERLVVAAGKRKEHHDRQGREVPLAEGQLVYLRDYGARGRHKIRDLWSSVVYKVLKAPVGAGSVYTIAPTDDLSKKRQVHRSLLKAQLQREPPGSSEEEVLQNTTHQRRAEVEPSSEGELYVLVSHPIPESQESAAVAPGVIEPVSGVMEAEERPASDPQVASDPQVQAEVVTHSLDCIHCPADFWPNTKQDSCLPKPVEFLSWDDTLAITLIVFSITGAFLSLCVTAVFYKHRTSPIVRANNSELSFLLLFSLTLCFLCSLTFIGQPSEWSCMLRHTAFGITFVLCISCVLGKTIVVLMAFRATLPGSNVMKWFGPPQQRISVLAFTFIQILICVLWLKISPPFPFKNLKHYKEKIILECGLGSAVGFWAVLGYIGFLAFLCFILAFLARKLPDNFNEAKFITFSILIFCAVWITFIPAYVSSPGKFTVAVEVFAILASSFGLILCIFAPKCFIIVFRPDQNIKKHFMAKVPSKAL; encoded by the exons ATGTTTGGTCAAGAACCACAGTTGCCCATTGATTTTCTCTTGGGTCGGGTGCAGGAGCCAGTGTCGGGGACCGTGCATGACTGGGTGGTCGAGCATCAGGCTCGGCTTCAAGTAGCCTTTGAGGGGGCTAAGGAGCGGCTGGTGGTTGCTGCAGGTAAACGTAAAGAACACCATGATCGGCAGGGGAGAGAAGTGCCGTTAGCGGAAGGGCAGTTGGTGTATCTCCGCGACTATGGGGCGAGGGGTCGTCATAAGATTCGGGATTTGTGGAGTTCAGTGGTGTACAAAGTGCTGAAGGCACCGGTAGGAGCAGGTTCGGTGTACACCATTGCACCTACAGACGATCTGAGTAAGAAGAGGCAGGTACATCGTTCTCTGTTAAAAGCTCAGCTTCAAAGGGAACCCCCCGGTTCGTCCGAGGAGGAGGTTTTGCAGAACACCACACATCAAAGACGGGCGGAGGTTGAGCCTTCTAGCGAGGGCGAATTGTATGTGCTAGTGTCCCACCCTATTCCTGAATCGCAGGAATCGGCAGCAGTAGCACCTGGGGTGATTGAACCAGTTTCAGGAGTGATGGAGGCAGAAGAGAGGCCAGCCAGTGACCCTCAGGTAGCCAGTGACCCTCAGGTACAAGCTGAGGTTGTGACAC ACTCTTTGGACTGTATACACTGCCCTGCTGATTTCTGGCCAAACACCAAACAAGACAGCTGCCTCCCCAAGCCTGTTGAGTTCCTGTCATGGGATGACACTCTAGCCATCACTCTGATAGTGTTCTCCATCACTGGGGCCttcttgtctttgtgtgttactgctgtctTCTACAAACACAGGACATCTCCCATCGTAAGAGCCAACAACTCAGAGCTGAGCTTCCTGTTGCTcttctctctgactctgtgttTCCTCTGTTCACTTACTTTCATTGGTCAGCCCTCTGAATGGTCCTGTATGCTGCGCCACACAGCGTTTGGGATCACCTTCGTCCTCTGCATCTCCTGTGTTCTGGGGAAAACAATAGTGGTGTTAATGGCCTTCAGGGCTACACTTCCAGGCAGTAATGTCATGAAATGGTTTGGGCCTCCACAGCAGAGAATCAGTGTTCTTGCCTTCACATTCATTCAAATTCTTATTTGTGTGCTGTGGTTAAAAATATCTCCTCCTTTCCCTTTCAAAAATCTAAAGCACTACAAGGAAAAGATCATCTTGGAATGTGGTTTAGGTTCTGCTGTAGGTTTCTGGGCTGTTCTGGGTTATATAGGATTCTTGGCTtttctgtgttttattttggcttttctaGCACGGAAGCTGCCTGATAACTTTAATGAAGCCAAattcatcacattcagcatACTCATATTCTGTGCAGTTTGGATCACCTTTATTCCAGCTTATGTCAGCTCTCCTGGAAAATTCACTGTAGCTGTGGAGGTATTTGCTATTCTGGCCTCAAGCTTTGGTTTGATTCTTTGTATTTTTGCTCCCAAATGTTTCATAATCGTGTTTAGGCCTGATCAGAATATCAAGAAACACTTTATGGCCAAAGTTCCCTCTAAAGCTCTTTga
- the LOC143508866 gene encoding extracellular calcium-sensing receptor-like has protein sequence MQITSSLVPFVSVLWMTVFSPERCKANPVSCKLWVEPQMPSLSMNGDFIIGGIFTIHHYANSAQNTYNRPPPQLQCFESMDYRELQFARAMEFTVREINDRTDLLPGITLGYQIYDSYATVQMAIKVALQFASVVDPVFSYTNSCSKSIVPTVLAVVGDSASGSSIPMARTLGLFGIPQVSHYATCACLSDRRHFPTFFRTIPSDQHQAAALARMVKFFGWTWIGAVRSDNEYGNYGMATFLKAAQEEGICVEYSEAYLMTQPQRKLERLANIIRKSTARVIVAFAHAGDIKSIIEELARQSLPPIQWIASESWIIHPDFLRLNMCAGALGFGFPRVVIPGLREFLLDLSPAQVLKSPLLTEFWESSFSCSLKGSSEFLRQCDGSEDIHALQNPYTDTSQLCITNMVYKATYAIAHAIYGIICNETQCDKTITFAPWQMHNQLKRVNFTTKNGYQVNFDSNGDPEAVYELINLQFKKDGALDFVTVGYYDSSKPRGQEFRISSAISWVGGQTEVPVSVCSESCPPGTRKAVQKGRPVCCYDCVPCAEGEISNRTDSLDCIHCPADFWPNTKQDSCLPKPVEFLSWDDTLAITLIVFSITGAFLSLCVTAVFYKHRTSPIVRANNSELSFLLLFSLTLCFLCSLTFIGQPSEWSCMLRHTAFGITFVLCISCVLGKTIVVLMAFRATLPGSNVMKWFGPPQQRISVLAFTFIQILICVLWLKISPPFPFKNLKHYKEKIILECGLGSAVGFWAVLGYIGFLAFLCFILAFLARKLPDNFNEAKFITFSILIFCAVWITFIPAYVSSPGKFTVAVEVFAILASSFGLILCIFAPKCFIIVFRPDQNIKKHFMAKVPSKAL, from the exons ATGCAGATCACTTCAAGTCTGGTGCCATTTGTATCAGTGCTGTGGATGACTGTGTTCAGTCCTGAAAGATGTAAAGCAAACCCAGTCAGCTGCAAGCTGTGGGTTGAGCCTCAGATGCCTAGTCTTTCTATGAATGGAGATTTTATAATTGGAGGGATTTTTACTATACATCACTATGCAAACTCAGCGCAGAACACCTACAACAGGCCACCACCACAGCTACAGTGCTTTGAAAG CATGGATTACAGGGAGCTGCAATTTGCACGTGCCATGGAGTTTACCGTGCGCGAGATCAATGACAGAACCGACCTACTGCCGGGCATCACATTAGGATACCAGATATATGACTCGTACGCTACTGTGCAGATGGCAATCAAAGTTGCCCTTCAGTTTGCCAGTGTTGTGGACCCTGTTTTCAGTTACACTAATTCCTGTTCAAAATCTATAGTCCCCACTGTACTTGCTGTTGTAGGAGATTCTGCTTCCGGCTCATCAATTCCCATGGCCAGAACACTTGGCCTTTTTGGAATTCCACAG GTGAGTCACTACGCAACTTGCGCATGTCTGAGTGATAGGCGTCATTTTCCGACATTCTTTAGAACCATACCTAGTGACCAACACCAAGCAGCTGCTCTGGCAAGAATGGTGAAGTTTTTCGGCTGGACATGGATTGGGGCAGTACGCAGTGACAACGAATATGGAAACTATGGAATGGCAACATTTCTAAAGGCTGCACAGGAGGAGGGAATCTGTGTGGAGTACTCCGAGGCCTACTTAATGACACAACCACAACGAAAACTGGAGAGATTGGCAAACATTATCCGGAAATCAACGGCTCGAGTAATAGTAGCATTTGCTCATGCAGGAGACATTAAAAGTATCATCGAGGAACTAGCACGACAGTCACTGCCTCCGATTCAGTGGATAGCCAGTGAATCATGGATCATTCATCCAGACTTTCTTAGATTAAACATGTGCGCTGGCGCACTAGGTTTTGGATTCCCTCGAGTAGTTATCCCAGGTCTTCGTGAGTTTCTTTTAGACCTCTCTCCAGCACAAGTCTTGAAATCACCCTTATTAACAGAATTTTGGGAGAGTTCATTCAGCTGTAGCCTAAAAGGTTCCTCAGAGTTCCTGCGGCAATGTGACGGCAGTGAGGACATCCATGCGCTACAAAACCCATACACAGACACGTCTCAGCTGTGCATCACTAACATGGTGTATAAAGCTACATACGCCATAGCACATGCAATCTACGGAATTATCTGTAATGAAACGCAATGTGACAAGACCATTACATTCGCACCGTGGCAG ATGCACAATCAGCTTAAGAGAGTGAACTTTACCACAAAGAATGGTTACCAGGTCAACTTTGATTCCAATGGAGATCCAGAGGCTGTCTATGAGCTCATAAATCTGCAGTTTAAGAAAGATGGTGCTTTAGACTTTGTGACAGTGGGCTACTATGACTCGTCCAAACCGAGAGGACAGGAGTTCAGAATTAGCAGTGCTATCAGCTGGGTGGGCGGACAGACTGAG GTTccagtgtctgtgtgcagtgagagCTGTCCTCCAGGCACCAGGAAGGCTGTACAGAAGGGAAGGCCTGTCTGCTGCTATGACTGTGTACCATGTGCAGAGGGAGAGATCAGTAACAGGACAG ACTCTTTGGACTGTATACACTGCCCTGCTGATTTCTGGCCAAACACCAAACAAGACAGCTGCCTCCCCAAGCCTGTTGAGTTCCTGTCATGGGATGACACTCTAGCCATCACTCTGATAGTGTTCTCCATCACTGGGGCCttcttgtctttgtgtgttactgctgtctTCTACAAACACAGGACATCTCCCATCGTAAGAGCCAACAACTCAGAGCTGAGCTTCCTGTTGCTcttctctctgactctgtgttTCCTCTGTTCACTTACTTTCATTGGTCAGCCCTCTGAATGGTCCTGTATGCTGCGCCACACAGCGTTTGGGATCACCTTCGTCCTCTGCATCTCCTGTGTTCTGGGGAAAACAATAGTGGTGTTAATGGCCTTCAGGGCTACACTTCCAGGCAGTAATGTCATGAAATGGTTTGGGCCTCCACAGCAGAGAATCAGTGTTCTTGCCTTCACATTCATTCAAATTCTTATTTGTGTGCTGTGGTTAAAAATATCTCCTCCTTTCCCTTTCAAAAATCTAAAGCACTACAAGGAAAAGATCATCTTGGAATGTGGTTTAGGTTCTGCTGTAGGTTTCTGGGCTGTTCTGGGTTATATAGGATTCTTGGCTtttctgtgttttattttggcttttctaGCACGGAAGCTGCCTGATAACTTTAATGAAGCCAAattcatcacattcagcatACTCATATTCTGTGCAGTTTGGATCACCTTTATTCCAGCTTATGTCAGCTCTCCTGGAAAATTCACTGTAGCTGTGGAGGTATTTGCTATTCTGGCCTCAAGCTTTGGTTTGATTCTTTGTATTTTTGCTCCCAAATGTTTCATAATCGTGTTTAGGCCTGATCAGAATATCAAGAAACACTTTATGGCCAAAGTTCCCTCTAAAGCTCTTTga